A window from Dermacentor albipictus isolate Rhodes 1998 colony chromosome 10, USDA_Dalb.pri_finalv2, whole genome shotgun sequence encodes these proteins:
- the LOC139050836 gene encoding uncharacterized protein: MPRILWALLVGIALLDLAEAQTSRPQLSGYFTFLRYRNQACEGKYGQNGTCVTEQECGAKQGTDIGRCAEGYGVCCRVSFTCNMVSSVNETEFVNPSYPSGEVGTGTCEVTITKTPDICQLRLDFLEFSLAPPDEQGLCNVDSFMVRSTVGENLPQLCGENNGQHLYVDMGRQSGNPVVLSVISRGGKRPRRWRIKISMIQCGSPSEVHDDFQAFL; the protein is encoded by the exons ATGCCGAGAATTCTATGGGCACTCCTCGTGGGCATTGCGTTGCTGGACCTCGCCGAGGCACAGACGTCAAGGCCACAGTTAA GTGGATATTTCACATTCCTTCGGTACCGAAACCAAGCCTGTGAAGGTAAATATGGCCAGAATGGAACATGCGTCACAGAGCAGGAATGCGGCGCCAAACAGGGAACGGACATAGGACGCTGCGCCGAAGGCTACGGTGTCTGCTGCCGAG TGAGCTTCACGTGCAACATGGTGAGCAGTGTCAACGAGACTGAGTTCGTCAACCCAAGTTACCCTAGCGGCGAGGTTGGCACGGGCACCTGCGAGGTGACCATCACCAAGACGCCAGACATCTGCCAGCTGCGCTTGGACTTCCTCGAGTTCAGCCTGGCGCCTCCTGATGAGCAGGGTCTGTGCAACGTCGACTCATTCATGGTCCGCAGCACTGTGGGAGAGAATCTGCCCCAGCTCTGCGGTGAAAACAATGGCCAACACC TGTACGTTGACATGGGTCGACAGTCCGGCAACCCAGTCGTGCTCAGCGTTATTAGCCGAGGAGGCAAGCGCCCAAGGAGGTGGCGAATCAAGATCAGCATGATACAGTGTGGAAGCCCATCG GAAGTGCACGATGACTTTCAAGCATTCCTCTGA